Proteins from a single region of Harmonia axyridis chromosome 4, icHarAxyr1.1, whole genome shotgun sequence:
- the LOC123677974 gene encoding scavenger receptor class F member 2-like, whose translation MAGRLFSSTKWNRRGCNPGYAWQACEDFQVPDNSVWYGRDDDGSDIFCGKAWCDGEEVPAKVIPRRRECRVIDNGCERVVPNCRKVLICSRSGSNRCERRGDDCHRRRHHHCNDDSSSCESEVENTTTTKKSTCSNNESKILEKSSKSWSSSTTTVVKKGRKKRQSRGERCRYVRRTRMVPQVTVQPRVRYIPQVINERSVRYVQESYVTRVCEKRRCEPSCEPCEPRCESRCEPCCEPCEQRYEPCCEPREQRCEPCCEPCEQRCEPCCEPCEQRCEPCCEPCAQRCEPCEPCEPCNPCDPCGSNRRRRTVVFSAQSAGQKLLGRSRRC comes from the exons ATGGCAG GAAGATTATTTTCTTCTACTAAATGGAATCGTCGTGGGTGCAACCCAGGTTACGCATGGCAAGCTTGTGAAGACTTCCAGGTACCAGATAATTCTGTTTGGTATGGAAGGGATGATGATGGTAGCGACATTTTCTGTGGAAAAGCATGGTGTGATGGCGAAGAGGTCCCAGCCAAGGTCATCCCAAGAAGGAGGGAATGCAGAGTAATTGACAATGGTTGCGAGAGAGTTGTGCCCAACTGTAGGAAG GTATTGATTTGCAGCCGGTCAGGAAGCAATAGATGTGAAAGACGAGGAGATGATTGCCACAGGCGTAGGCATCATCATTGCAATGACGATAGCTCCAGTTGTGAGTCTGAAGTAGAGAATACAACCACCACGAAAAAATCGACTTGTTCCAACAATGAGAGCAAGATATTGGAAAAAAGTTCGAAAAGTTGGAGCTCCTCTACTACAACCGTAGTGAAGAAG GGTCGTAAGAAGAGACAATCAAGAGGAGAAAGGTGCAGATATGTAAGACGTACAAGGATGGTCCCTCAAGTGACTGTCCAACCAAGAGTACGTTACATTCCACAAGTTATAAACGAACGTTCTGTACGTTATGTACAAGAATCGTATGTAACAAGGGTTTGTGAGAAAAGACGCTGTGAACCAAGCTGTGAGCCATGTGAACCACGATGTGAATCACGCTGTGAACCATGCTGTGAGCCATGCGAACAACGCTACGAACCATGCTGTGAGCCACGCGAACAACGCTGCGAACCATGCTGTGAGCCATGCGAACAACGTTGCGAACCATGCTGTGAGCCATGCGAACAACGTTGCGAACCATGTTGTGAGCCATGCGCACAACGCTGTGAACCTTGCGAGCCATGTGAACCCTGCAATCCATGTGACCCATGCGGTTCAAACAGGAGAAGAAGAACAGTTGTATTCTCTGCACAATCTGCAGGACAGAAGCTGTTAGGTCGTTCCCGGAGATGCTAA